From the Gramella sp. Hel_I_59 genome, one window contains:
- a CDS encoding xanthine dehydrogenase family protein molybdopterin-binding subunit, with amino-acid sequence MITDTKYIGKPTRRVDGIKKVTGNATYSAEFNPEHLVHGYIINSTISRGKIVAINDKEALKVPGVRQVFTHENIPEEVKINSDYTDPLAPPGNPFRPFYNEDILYNGQPVALIVADTFETAAYAAGLVKIDYEKEEGCEVDLKTNLQNATREDVPEPPEPRGDAAEAYDSSKHKVDVEYYLPRHYQNPMETFATVAIWNEEEQGFTIYDKIQGVGSSQQYISGIFNLEKEKVRVLSPFVGGGFGSGLRPQYQLFCAAMASKVLNLPVKVVMTRTQMFSFGHRPACLQRLKLSSDESGKLKSINHEAFGETSRFEMFNETVVDWSGMMYQCDNVKLDYQLVPLDVYTPMDMRAPGGATGMYALECAIDELAIEAGVDPLEFRLINYADIDQNEDKPYSSKELRAAFLKASESFGWDKRNAKPGSMQDGNNLVGYGMATGVWEALQQESSAKAILTSEGKLTVSSGTADIGTGTYTIMSQIAAEIVGIPLEDVEFQLGDSSLPKAPIEGGSWTASSVGSAVKLVCHALQKKIFGYAQQSFPEELKGAMFEEAEFSNRHLSVKSTRLSYSEILAASGQNSVETSVNSQPADDRSKYSCYSHSCVMVEVHVDKDTKMITVPRVVSAIAGGKILNPKTAESQILGGITWGISMALEEEGMMDSRNGRIMNANLAEYHVAVQADIQDLEVIFVPEHDEIVNPLGAKGLGEIGIVGVASAICNAIYNATGKRVRELPITLDKLV; translated from the coding sequence ATGATAACAGATACAAAATATATAGGGAAACCTACCAGAAGGGTAGATGGTATAAAAAAAGTAACAGGGAATGCTACCTACAGCGCTGAATTCAATCCTGAGCATTTAGTACATGGATATATTATTAATAGTACGATTTCCAGAGGTAAAATTGTTGCTATTAATGATAAAGAAGCTTTGAAAGTACCAGGAGTTCGACAGGTATTTACCCATGAAAATATCCCGGAAGAAGTTAAGATAAATTCAGATTATACAGATCCTCTGGCTCCTCCTGGTAATCCATTCAGACCATTCTATAATGAAGACATTCTGTATAACGGGCAACCGGTCGCGCTAATCGTTGCAGATACTTTTGAGACTGCCGCATATGCCGCCGGACTGGTTAAAATTGATTATGAAAAAGAAGAGGGTTGTGAGGTGGACCTCAAAACAAATCTTCAGAATGCAACCAGAGAGGATGTTCCTGAACCACCAGAGCCTAGAGGTGATGCTGCCGAAGCTTACGATTCTTCGAAACATAAGGTAGATGTTGAATATTATTTGCCACGCCATTATCAAAATCCTATGGAAACTTTTGCGACCGTAGCGATCTGGAATGAAGAGGAGCAGGGCTTTACCATTTATGATAAAATACAGGGAGTTGGAAGCAGTCAGCAATATATTTCTGGGATCTTCAATCTGGAAAAAGAAAAGGTCAGGGTTTTATCTCCTTTTGTAGGTGGCGGATTCGGGTCTGGTTTAAGACCACAATATCAACTATTCTGTGCGGCGATGGCCTCAAAAGTCCTCAATTTGCCAGTGAAGGTTGTAATGACCAGAACTCAGATGTTCAGTTTTGGACACAGGCCTGCCTGTTTACAGCGATTAAAATTATCATCTGATGAATCGGGTAAACTGAAATCAATAAATCATGAGGCATTTGGAGAAACTTCAAGGTTTGAAATGTTCAACGAGACAGTTGTCGATTGGTCTGGAATGATGTACCAGTGTGATAATGTGAAACTTGATTATCAATTGGTGCCTTTGGATGTCTATACGCCTATGGATATGCGAGCACCCGGAGGAGCTACTGGAATGTATGCGCTGGAATGCGCTATTGATGAACTTGCAATTGAAGCTGGGGTAGATCCACTGGAGTTCCGTTTAATAAATTATGCTGATATTGATCAAAATGAAGATAAGCCTTATTCAAGTAAGGAATTAAGAGCTGCTTTTCTCAAAGCATCTGAAAGTTTTGGCTGGGATAAAAGAAATGCAAAGCCTGGAAGCATGCAGGATGGTAATAATCTTGTTGGTTATGGAATGGCCACCGGAGTTTGGGAAGCTTTACAGCAGGAATCTTCAGCAAAAGCAATATTAACTTCGGAAGGGAAACTAACAGTTAGTAGTGGAACTGCAGATATTGGTACGGGAACGTATACGATCATGTCCCAGATAGCTGCAGAAATTGTTGGCATTCCATTGGAAGATGTAGAATTCCAGCTTGGAGATTCTAGTTTGCCGAAGGCTCCAATTGAAGGGGGATCCTGGACTGCATCTTCAGTAGGTTCAGCAGTAAAACTTGTGTGTCATGCGCTTCAGAAGAAAATATTTGGATACGCTCAACAGAGTTTTCCAGAAGAGTTGAAGGGTGCGATGTTCGAAGAGGCAGAGTTCAGTAATAGACATCTGAGCGTAAAATCTACCAGACTTAGTTATTCTGAAATTTTAGCTGCTTCCGGTCAGAATTCTGTAGAAACAAGCGTTAATTCTCAACCCGCAGATGATCGCAGTAAGTATTCCTGCTACTCACACTCCTGTGTGATGGTAGAAGTACATGTCGATAAGGATACTAAAATGATCACGGTTCCAAGGGTTGTGAGTGCGATAGCAGGAGGTAAAATACTCAATCCTAAGACCGCTGAAAGTCAGATTCTGGGTGGTATCACCTGGGGAATTAGTATGGCTCTTGAGGAAGAAGGAATGATGGATAGCCGTAATGGCCGCATTATGAATGCCAACCTTGCGGAATACCATGTG
- a CDS encoding xanthine dehydrogenase family protein subunit M, with translation MNNISYKRAQSVENAIEQIGSEKESSRFIGGGTNLLDLMKYRVENPEHLIDINHLDLSKIENSDSGGLILGATKTNADTAYHEQVEKRYPLLSEAMLSAASAQLRNMATNGGNLLQRTRCFYFYDTSTPCNKREPGSGCSALEGFNRLHAILGESEHCIATHPSDMAVALAALDATVHISGAEGDRTIAATDFHKLPGDTPHIETNLEPGEIITGIELPEKGFAKNYHYLKVRDRPSYAFALVSIAAAIELENNTIKDIRVALGGVAHKPWRESSVEKEFIGKEANTENFEQLADKLTEGAKGYGDNDFKIPLVRKSILRALTEAMNK, from the coding sequence ATGAATAATATTTCCTACAAAAGAGCACAAAGCGTGGAAAACGCGATCGAACAAATTGGTTCTGAAAAAGAGAGTAGCAGATTTATTGGTGGAGGAACTAATTTGCTGGATCTTATGAAATATCGGGTTGAGAATCCTGAGCATTTAATTGATATAAATCATCTGGATCTTTCGAAAATCGAAAACTCAGATTCTGGAGGTTTAATATTAGGCGCTACCAAGACCAATGCCGATACAGCTTATCACGAACAAGTAGAAAAGCGATATCCGCTACTTTCTGAGGCTATGCTTTCTGCTGCTTCAGCACAGTTACGGAATATGGCGACCAATGGCGGGAATTTATTACAGCGTACCAGATGCTTCTATTTTTATGATACTTCAACGCCCTGTAACAAGAGAGAGCCTGGAAGTGGATGTTCCGCATTAGAAGGTTTTAACCGTTTGCATGCGATTCTTGGAGAAAGCGAGCATTGTATCGCAACGCATCCTTCAGATATGGCGGTAGCGCTCGCGGCATTAGATGCGACAGTTCATATTAGTGGAGCTGAAGGTGATAGAACAATTGCCGCGACTGACTTCCATAAACTTCCTGGTGACACCCCGCATATAGAAACCAATTTAGAACCGGGAGAGATCATTACCGGAATTGAGCTTCCTGAAAAAGGTTTTGCTAAAAACTATCATTATTTAAAAGTGAGGGACAGGCCGTCTTATGCTTTCGCTTTAGTTTCAATAGCTGCCGCAATTGAACTGGAAAACAACACTATCAAGGACATTAGAGTTGCTTTGGGAGGGGTTGCCCACAAGCCCTGGAGAGAATCTTCCGTAGAAAAAGAGTTTATTGGAAAAGAGGCAAATACGGAGAATTTCGAGCAATTAGCGGATAAACTTACCGAAGGAGCTAAAGGATACGGTGATAACGATTTTAAAATACCACTGGTTAGAAAATCCATTTTAAGAGCATTAACAGAAGCAATGAACAAATAG
- a CDS encoding 2Fe-2S iron-sulfur cluster-binding protein — MEIKQHPDTEDLVLNINGRDVSMKVSAWTTLVDALREHLQLTGTKKGCDHGQCGACTVLVDGKHINSCLTLAAMQTGKEIVTVEGLANGDELHPVQEAFIKHDAFQCGYCTPGQICSTIGLLNMNKGSDPAELRDLMSGNICRCGAYANIYKVVEELKDRNTEASSKNSN; from the coding sequence ATGGAAATTAAACAACATCCTGATACCGAAGATTTGGTATTAAATATTAATGGACGAGATGTTAGTATGAAAGTTTCTGCATGGACAACTCTTGTTGATGCCTTGCGGGAACATTTACAGCTTACAGGAACTAAGAAAGGCTGTGATCATGGTCAATGTGGAGCCTGCACAGTGCTTGTAGACGGAAAACATATTAATTCCTGCCTGACCCTCGCCGCAATGCAAACAGGTAAAGAAATTGTCACTGTAGAAGGATTAGCGAATGGCGATGAATTGCATCCAGTGCAGGAAGCTTTTATCAAACATGATGCATTCCAGTGCGGCTATTGCACACCCGGGCAGATATGCTCTACCATTGGACTGCTGAATATGAATAAAGGAAGCGATCCTGCGGAATTACGAGATCTCATGAGTGGAAATATTTGTCGCTGTGGAGCTTATGCCAACATTTATAAAGTAGTGGAAGAGTTAAAAGACAGAAATACCGAAGCTTCATCTAAAAACAGCAATTAG
- a CDS encoding TerC family protein: MIIKASNFAGYIEPVAAASEDFMVDPWVWIAFSAFIILLLIVDLKLVMRKPHKINTKEAAWYSAGWISLGLLFTAVIYWWQGSLAAGEYLAGYLIEKSLSMDNVFLWAVLFSYFKVPKEFQHKVLFWGIFGALVLRVIFIFGGIALIENVHWIIYVFGAFLLYTAYKIFKSDISEANPDNNRIFKWVRKVIPQTEGYREDNFFVRENGKKIATPLLTVLIIIELTDIIFAVDSIPAILAVSRNEFIIISSNAFAILGLRALYFLLADMKDRFIYLNEGLGIILAFVGIKFLVSDLYEIPIWISLCFIALILIGSILLSLRQTSKTELEKT; the protein is encoded by the coding sequence GTGATAATAAAAGCATCTAATTTTGCCGGATACATCGAGCCTGTGGCAGCAGCTTCCGAAGATTTCATGGTAGATCCATGGGTATGGATAGCCTTTTCTGCCTTTATCATCCTTCTTCTCATCGTAGACTTAAAACTGGTGATGAGAAAACCTCATAAGATAAATACTAAGGAAGCTGCGTGGTATAGTGCCGGCTGGATAAGCCTGGGGCTTCTATTTACAGCTGTGATCTATTGGTGGCAGGGTTCTCTCGCCGCAGGAGAATATCTCGCTGGGTATTTGATCGAGAAATCTCTGTCTATGGATAATGTGTTCTTATGGGCTGTACTCTTTAGCTATTTTAAAGTACCGAAGGAATTTCAGCATAAAGTTTTGTTCTGGGGAATATTCGGCGCCCTTGTTCTAAGAGTCATTTTTATTTTCGGCGGAATTGCCCTGATCGAAAATGTACATTGGATCATATATGTATTCGGCGCATTTTTACTGTATACCGCTTATAAGATCTTTAAAAGCGATATTTCTGAAGCCAATCCTGATAACAATAGGATTTTCAAATGGGTACGAAAAGTGATACCTCAAACTGAAGGTTACAGGGAAGACAACTTTTTTGTAAGAGAAAATGGTAAGAAGATTGCCACTCCTCTATTAACCGTTTTGATCATCATAGAACTAACCGATATAATCTTTGCGGTGGATTCTATCCCGGCAATATTAGCGGTAAGCAGGAATGAATTTATAATCATAAGCTCAAATGCATTTGCCATTCTGGGTCTTCGTGCTTTGTATTTTTTACTGGCAGATATGAAAGACAGGTTTATTTACTTAAATGAAGGTCTGGGAATTATACTGGCTTTCGTGGGAATAAAATTCCTGGTAAGTGATCTTTACGAAATACCAATCTGGATTTCTCTTTGTTTTATAGCTTTAATTTTAATAGGTTCGATATTATTATCTCTACGACAAACTTCTAAGACCGAATTAGAAAAAACTTAG
- a CDS encoding aldo/keto reductase, translating to MKRLKLGNTELYTPPIVFGGNVFGWTIDEKESFRMMDQLLDMGFDFIDSADVYSRWARGNSGGESESIMGKYMKSRGNRHKMTITTKVGSSMQQGGDKDISKTHILNAVEDSLRRLQTDHIDLYFTHWDDNTTPVEETLGAYQKLIEQGKVRYIGASNLSPERLQESIDASKNDDLPKYQVFQPEYSLMQRNKFEGKIQEICQENDLGVTSYFSLASGFLSGKYQSIEDIKGSDREQFLGDYFDDRGKKVLNALKDISDHHNISQAGIALRWIMQRPGITAPIASATKAEHLKSFEEAVNMELTKEEMANLNAASNH from the coding sequence ATGAAAAGACTAAAATTAGGAAATACAGAATTATATACTCCTCCTATTGTTTTCGGCGGAAATGTATTCGGGTGGACGATCGATGAAAAAGAATCTTTCAGAATGATGGATCAACTGCTAGATATGGGATTTGACTTTATTGATTCTGCAGATGTTTATTCCAGATGGGCTAGAGGAAATTCTGGTGGTGAATCTGAAAGTATTATGGGAAAATACATGAAGTCCAGAGGTAACCGTCATAAAATGACCATTACCACCAAAGTAGGCTCCAGTATGCAACAAGGTGGCGACAAGGATATTTCTAAAACACATATTCTTAATGCAGTAGAAGATAGCTTAAGAAGATTGCAAACAGATCATATAGACCTTTATTTCACCCATTGGGATGACAATACAACTCCCGTTGAAGAAACCCTTGGTGCCTATCAGAAATTAATTGAGCAGGGAAAGGTGAGATATATTGGAGCTTCAAATTTAAGTCCTGAAAGATTACAGGAGTCTATAGATGCTTCAAAAAATGACGATTTACCAAAGTATCAGGTTTTCCAGCCGGAATATAGCTTGATGCAACGAAACAAGTTCGAAGGGAAAATTCAGGAAATCTGCCAGGAAAACGATCTTGGAGTTACCTCCTACTTTAGCTTAGCCAGCGGATTTCTTTCTGGAAAATACCAAAGTATCGAAGATATAAAAGGCAGTGATCGCGAACAGTTCCTTGGAGATTATTTCGACGATCGTGGTAAAAAAGTGCTCAACGCACTTAAAGATATATCAGACCATCATAATATTTCCCAGGCAGGAATTGCTTTGAGGTGGATCATGCAACGCCCAGGCATTACTGCTCCAATTGCAAGTGCAACCAAAGCTGAGCATCTAAAGAGTTTCGAAGAAGCTGTCAACATGGAACTTACCAAAGAAGAAATGGCAAATTTAAATGCGGCAAGCAACCATTAA
- the hisS gene encoding histidine--tRNA ligase, with protein MAQKPSIPKGTRDFSPEEVAKRNYIFDIIKTQFKSFGFQPIETPSFENSSTLMGKYGEEGDRLIFKILNSGDYLKKADAKALELKDSTALTSSISEKALRYDLTVPFARYVVQHQNEIEFPFKRYQIQPVWRADRPQKGRFREFFQCDADVVGSDSLWQEVEFIQLYDSVFTQLGLEDVTIKINNRKILSGFAEVIGEQDRLIDFTVALDKLDKIGEAGVRKEMLEKGISEKAIEKISPIFDLKGSFAEKISGLQSILESSENGMKGIEELQFIQNAVAEMPLKTATLDLDVTLARGLNYYTGAIFEVAAPEKVKMGSIGGGGRYDDLTGIFGLKNMSGMGISFGLDRIYLVLEELDLFPETVRENTKVLFINFGDKESLYAMKSIRSLRNSGITAELYPDSSKMGKQMKYADKRDIPFVILAGEEEIEKQTFTLKHMKSGEQDTLRLEDLISKLS; from the coding sequence ATGGCACAAAAACCGTCAATTCCAAAAGGTACCAGAGATTTTTCTCCGGAAGAAGTAGCAAAAAGAAACTACATTTTCGATATCATCAAAACTCAATTTAAAAGTTTTGGTTTTCAACCTATCGAAACTCCTAGTTTTGAGAACTCTTCGACTCTAATGGGGAAATATGGTGAAGAAGGAGATCGCCTGATATTCAAAATTCTTAATTCAGGTGATTATCTTAAAAAAGCTGATGCGAAAGCTCTGGAATTGAAGGATAGTACAGCATTAACTTCCTCTATAAGTGAGAAAGCACTAAGGTATGATCTTACGGTTCCTTTTGCCAGGTACGTGGTACAACATCAAAATGAGATCGAGTTCCCTTTTAAACGTTACCAGATACAACCCGTTTGGAGAGCAGATCGTCCTCAAAAAGGAAGGTTCAGAGAGTTTTTCCAATGTGATGCAGATGTGGTGGGAAGTGATAGTCTATGGCAGGAAGTGGAATTCATACAATTGTATGATTCGGTATTTACACAATTAGGTCTGGAAGATGTAACGATCAAGATCAATAATAGAAAAATCTTATCTGGTTTTGCTGAAGTTATTGGAGAACAGGATCGACTTATAGATTTTACTGTAGCGCTGGATAAACTTGATAAGATTGGTGAAGCTGGAGTACGAAAAGAAATGCTGGAAAAAGGTATTTCTGAAAAGGCTATAGAAAAAATTTCTCCAATTTTTGATCTTAAAGGTTCTTTTGCTGAAAAGATCTCAGGATTACAATCTATTCTGGAAAGTTCAGAAAACGGGATGAAAGGTATCGAAGAATTACAATTCATTCAGAATGCTGTAGCTGAAATGCCTTTGAAAACCGCTACTCTCGACCTTGATGTGACTCTGGCACGCGGACTCAACTACTACACCGGAGCTATTTTTGAGGTTGCTGCTCCCGAAAAAGTGAAGATGGGAAGCATTGGTGGAGGAGGAAGGTATGACGATCTTACCGGAATTTTTGGTTTGAAGAATATGAGCGGAATGGGAATTTCCTTTGGTCTGGATAGAATATATCTTGTACTTGAAGAATTGGATCTGTTTCCTGAAACTGTACGGGAGAATACCAAAGTGCTTTTTATAAATTTTGGAGATAAGGAATCCCTATATGCCATGAAGTCCATCCGTTCTTTAAGAAACTCCGGAATTACTGCTGAACTTTATCCGGACAGTTCCAAAATGGGTAAACAAATGAAATATGCCGATAAACGAGATATTCCATTTGTAATACTTGCTGGAGAAGAGGAAATTGAGAAGCAGACCTTTACACTAAAGCATATGAAATCTGGTGAGCAGGATACACTTCGTCTGGAAGATCTTATCTCTAAACTTTCATAA
- a CDS encoding ABC transporter permease, which translates to MFSLLRENIRIALSSIRNQSLRTVLTVLIIAIGITALVGILSAVAALENTISQDFASMGANTFNLQRYEFRERISNEDRKVNPTISYREVTEFKEKFQFPFTETAISFTGTGSAEIKYQNEKTDPDISVLGVNEYYLENSGLEVEEGREFNIFDINNNNNVAVIGADYKDGIFNGMDPVNKTISIRGAKFRVIGILESKGSTFGNNQDLRVFIPIQHARSIFSQPNINYSLSVKVDDKEVLESAMDEAIITFRNIRGLNPKEDNNFGIERSDDLINRILQITGALNIAAWIISIITIFGSSIALMNIMLVSVTERTREIGVRKALGAKKNTIAMQFFLETLVIGQLGGLLGILLGILIGWAVSSSLDFDFTTPWKAMLWATGITIFVAILAGSYPAAKAAKQDPIESLRYE; encoded by the coding sequence ATGTTTTCACTCCTGCGGGAAAATATTAGAATTGCTCTAAGTTCCATAAGAAATCAGTCACTAAGAACTGTATTAACCGTTCTCATCATCGCTATAGGTATCACAGCATTGGTTGGGATCCTTAGTGCTGTAGCCGCACTGGAAAACACTATAAGTCAGGATTTTGCTTCAATGGGCGCAAATACTTTTAACCTGCAACGTTACGAATTCAGAGAGCGAATAAGCAACGAGGACCGGAAGGTAAATCCTACAATTAGCTATAGGGAAGTGACCGAGTTTAAGGAGAAATTTCAGTTTCCATTTACTGAAACCGCTATATCATTTACGGGGACAGGATCTGCAGAAATCAAATATCAGAATGAAAAAACAGATCCGGATATCTCAGTTCTCGGGGTAAACGAATATTATTTAGAGAACTCCGGACTTGAAGTTGAAGAAGGAAGAGAGTTCAACATCTTCGATATTAACAATAATAATAATGTTGCGGTGATTGGTGCCGACTATAAAGACGGAATTTTCAATGGAATGGATCCCGTTAATAAAACTATTAGTATTCGTGGGGCGAAATTCAGAGTTATTGGAATTCTGGAAAGTAAAGGAAGTACCTTCGGAAACAACCAGGATCTAAGAGTTTTTATCCCTATTCAACATGCTCGCTCGATCTTTTCTCAGCCAAATATCAATTATAGCTTAAGCGTAAAGGTGGACGACAAGGAAGTGCTGGAATCGGCAATGGATGAAGCTATTATTACCTTCAGAAATATTCGTGGGTTAAACCCAAAAGAAGATAACAACTTTGGGATTGAAAGAAGCGATGATCTTATTAATCGAATTCTTCAAATAACTGGCGCTTTGAATATCGCCGCCTGGATCATTTCAATCATTACCATATTTGGTTCATCTATCGCCTTGATGAACATCATGCTGGTAAGTGTCACCGAGAGAACACGTGAAATTGGAGTTAGAAAAGCACTAGGTGCTAAGAAAAATACTATTGCAATGCAGTTCTTCCTGGAAACTTTGGTGATTGGTCAGCTTGGTGGTCTACTCGGTATATTGCTAGGAATTCTTATTGGCTGGGCCGTATCGTCTTCCCTGGATTTCGATTTCACCACACCATGGAAAGCCATGTTATGGGCTACCGGGATTACCATATTCGTAGCCATACTTGCAGGGAGTTATCCTGCTGCTAAAGCTGCAAAACAGGATCCAATAGAATCACTTAGATACGAATAG
- a CDS encoding DUF6495 family protein, whose translation MKYARLTKEQFEEMHQEFINFLATQSITGEEWDKIKKEQPKVAEDEMDLFSDLVWEGVLNKVEYLEHFSPNQVFLFYISEVTINLIAIKVDNESVDITTREGYQWLQTNLMNEMVNIYTSSKALSEDRNKDIFALIKQGANITKGELYAYFKDIVDKDA comes from the coding sequence ATGAAATACGCTCGATTAACTAAAGAACAATTTGAAGAGATGCACCAGGAGTTCATAAACTTTCTGGCAACTCAGTCCATCACCGGTGAGGAATGGGATAAGATCAAAAAAGAACAGCCTAAGGTTGCTGAAGATGAAATGGATCTGTTCAGCGATCTTGTATGGGAAGGAGTCCTGAATAAAGTCGAATACCTGGAGCATTTTTCTCCAAACCAGGTCTTCCTTTTTTATATTTCTGAAGTGACTATCAATCTCATCGCGATTAAGGTAGATAATGAATCTGTAGATATTACAACCCGGGAAGGTTACCAATGGTTACAAACCAATCTTATGAATGAGATGGTGAATATTTATACCTCTTCAAAAGCTCTTAGTGAGGACAGAAACAAGGATATTTTTGCTTTGATCAAACAGGGAGCAAATATCACAAAAGGTGAATTATATGCTTACTTTAAGGATATCGTAGACAAAGATGCTTAG
- the rplI gene encoding 50S ribosomal protein L9 has protein sequence MDVILKKDVDNLGFKDDVVAVKNGYGRNYLIPHGYAELATPSARKVLSETLKQRAYKEQKHIDEAKKQAEKLNNIEIKMTAKAGAGDKLFGSITNGDLADALAKVGVEIEKKFINIAGGNIKRLGQYDATLRFHREVVSNLSFDVVGEA, from the coding sequence ATGGATGTAATACTTAAAAAAGACGTAGACAATCTAGGTTTTAAAGATGATGTTGTGGCTGTTAAAAACGGTTACGGTAGAAATTATCTTATACCTCATGGATACGCTGAACTGGCAACTCCTTCTGCAAGAAAAGTTTTATCTGAAACTTTAAAGCAGCGTGCCTATAAGGAACAAAAGCACATTGACGAAGCTAAGAAACAAGCTGAGAAACTTAATAACATTGAGATCAAGATGACTGCTAAGGCAGGAGCTGGTGACAAGTTGTTTGGTTCTATCACTAACGGTGATTTAGCTGATGCTCTTGCTAAGGTAGGTGTAGAAATTGAGAAAAAATTTATTAACATCGCCGGTGGAAACATCAAGCGTTTAGGACAGTATGATGCAACTTTGCGTTTTCATCGTGAAGTAGTTTCAAACCTAAGTTTTGACGTTGTAGGGGAAGCTTAA
- the rpsR gene encoding 30S ribosomal protein S18: MATSIEQQAKGKKDGEIRYLTPLNIETTKAKKYCRFKRSGIKYVDYKDPDFLMGFVNEQGKLLPRRLTGTSLKFQRKVATAVKRARHLALMPYVGDLLK, encoded by the coding sequence ATGGCAACATCTATTGAACAACAAGCAAAAGGAAAAAAAGATGGAGAGATCAGGTATCTAACTCCTCTTAATATAGAAACTACCAAAGCGAAAAAATACTGTAGATTCAAAAGATCTGGTATTAAGTACGTTGATTACAAAGATCCAGATTTTCTTATGGGGTTTGTAAACGAGCAGGGTAAATTGTTACCTCGTCGTTTAACAGGTACTTCTTTGAAGTTTCAGAGAAAAGTGGCTACTGCTGTAAAGCGTGCTCGTCACTTAGCACTAATGCCTTACGTAGGTGATTTATTAAAATAA
- the rpsF gene encoding 30S ribosomal protein S6 — MNNYETVFILNPVLSDEQIKETVKKYEDFLVSKGAKMVAKEDWGLRKLAYAIQHKKSGFYHLFEYEAPGEVIEPLELEFRREERMMRYLTVKLDKHAIAWAEKRRKRNKEKA, encoded by the coding sequence ATGAACAACTATGAAACTGTTTTCATCTTGAATCCCGTTTTATCTGATGAGCAGATAAAGGAGACAGTTAAGAAATACGAAGATTTTCTTGTTTCTAAAGGGGCTAAGATGGTAGCTAAAGAAGATTGGGGCCTAAGAAAACTGGCTTATGCAATCCAACACAAGAAGAGTGGTTTTTATCACTTATTTGAATACGAAGCTCCAGGTGAGGTTATCGAACCTTTAGAGTTGGAATTCAGAAGAGAAGAGCGTATGATGCGTTATTTAACTGTAAAGTTAGATAAACATGCAATTGCTTGGGCTGAGAAGAGAAGAAAACGTAACAAGGAAAAAGCGTAA
- a CDS encoding LytTR family DNA-binding domain-containing protein: MEEVLLKCAVVDDSSLQRLSIVKLIKDHPNLNLVAEYNNAIETKNGLLDTETDLIFLDIEMPILSGFELLDNLPNKPQIIFVTGKTKYAFKAFDYDAVDYIHKPVTKDRFNNAVNKAVNLYKLKHQAPIQEDDDFIFVKSNLKNRKVFLNKLKYIQALGDYVKFVTEKDNFVVLATMKSFEKELPSERFLRTHKSYIVNLDKIERYNSKNIEIDKELLPLSRHKKANLVEALSAIQ, translated from the coding sequence GTGGAAGAAGTTTTACTTAAATGTGCTGTTGTTGATGATTCGAGCCTGCAAAGGTTATCGATCGTTAAATTGATAAAAGACCATCCTAATCTTAACCTGGTTGCCGAATATAACAATGCTATAGAAACTAAGAATGGCCTGCTGGATACCGAGACAGATCTTATCTTCTTAGATATCGAAATGCCAATTCTTTCAGGTTTTGAATTACTCGATAATCTTCCAAATAAACCGCAGATAATATTTGTTACTGGCAAGACCAAGTATGCTTTCAAGGCTTTTGACTATGATGCCGTAGACTATATTCACAAACCCGTAACTAAAGACCGTTTTAACAACGCCGTGAATAAAGCGGTGAATCTGTATAAACTTAAACACCAGGCTCCAATACAGGAAGACGATGATTTTATCTTCGTAAAAAGTAATCTCAAGAATCGCAAAGTATTTCTAAACAAGCTGAAGTATATTCAGGCTCTTGGAGATTACGTGAAGTTCGTGACCGAGAAAGATAATTTTGTAGTTCTCGCAACGATGAAATCTTTTGAAAAAGAACTTCCCAGTGAAAGATTCCTGCGTACTCACAAATCCTATATTGTGAATCTGGATAAGATCGAAAGATATAACAGTAAAAATATAGAGATCGATAAAGAATTACTACCGTTAAGCCGACATAAGAAAGCGAATTTGGTAGAAGCACTCAGTGCGATACAATAA